From the genome of Deinococcus sp. AJ005, one region includes:
- a CDS encoding DUF1999 domain-containing protein translates to MRYRIFTEHDNNALQALDLTVQRHLDPTFDALPEREREGRISTSLPALKFYERSEHSFVAEDEGQLAGFIFAQSVWQGDKPIVLVRTLSLSPDAPVETAQGLLHATIKSAYDTAVYEVHFPLVPGLEDTARAEEAVTLGAYAVRHLGSRLETSPGVRLSPPSHPAGGGEVSGISGADIGA, encoded by the coding sequence ATGCGTTACCGGATTTTTACCGAACACGACAACAACGCGCTTCAGGCGCTGGACCTGACCGTGCAGCGACATCTGGACCCTACCTTCGACGCCTTGCCCGAACGGGAGCGCGAGGGCCGCATCAGCACCAGCCTTCCCGCCCTGAAGTTCTACGAGCGCAGCGAGCATTCCTTTGTGGCCGAGGACGAGGGGCAACTGGCAGGCTTTATCTTCGCGCAGTCGGTGTGGCAGGGCGACAAACCCATCGTGCTGGTGCGGACGCTGAGCCTGTCGCCCGACGCACCCGTGGAAACGGCGCAGGGCCTGCTCCACGCCACCATTAAAAGTGCTTACGACACCGCCGTTTACGAGGTCCACTTTCCCCTTGTCCCCGGTCTAGAGGACACTGCGCGGGCCGAGGAAGCCGTCACGCTGGGCGCTTACGCGGTGAGGCACCTGGGCAGCCGTCTGGAAACCTCGCCGGGTGTGCGGCTGAGTCCCCCGTCACACCCCGCTGGGGGTGGTGAGGTTTCCGGTATTTCGGGCGCGGACATCGGCGCATAA
- the tsaD gene encoding tRNA (adenosine(37)-N6)-threonylcarbamoyltransferase complex transferase subunit TsaD, which translates to MTQAPLYILGIDTSCDDTGVGIVELKADGSVQVRANRIWTQAVHAQYGGVMPELASREHVERIDGVMVDALAEAGLQVSDIGAVAATSGPGLVGALLVGLMYGKGLAQALDVPFFAAHHLEGHIFAAASEDNLQAPYLALVVSGGHTHLFDVPEEGKYILVGATRDDAAGEAFDKIARLAGLGYPGGPAIAEAALRGNPDAVPFKEPLQGQKAFEFSFSGLKTAALLAHKAGAKPDDLAASFQRAAVHVLVKTTRRAAEAYGRQTVVVSGGVAANTALREAFQSTHLHVVFPGKGLNTDNGAMIALAGAAALRAGRAPSLLAAGATAYAPLANG; encoded by the coding sequence ATGACGCAAGCGCCGCTCTACATTCTGGGCATCGACACTTCCTGCGACGATACGGGGGTGGGCATCGTGGAGCTGAAGGCTGACGGCAGCGTGCAGGTGCGCGCCAACCGGATCTGGACGCAGGCCGTCCACGCGCAGTACGGCGGCGTGATGCCCGAACTCGCCAGTCGGGAGCATGTGGAGCGCATCGACGGCGTGATGGTGGATGCGCTGGCCGAGGCAGGTTTGCAGGTGTCCGACATCGGTGCGGTGGCGGCCACTTCTGGCCCCGGTCTGGTGGGGGCGCTGCTGGTGGGCCTGATGTACGGCAAGGGACTGGCGCAGGCGCTGGACGTGCCGTTCTTCGCCGCGCACCATCTGGAGGGCCATATCTTCGCCGCCGCCTCCGAGGACAACCTGCAAGCGCCGTATCTGGCCCTGGTGGTCAGCGGCGGGCACACCCACCTGTTCGACGTGCCGGAGGAAGGGAAATACATCCTGGTGGGCGCGACCCGCGACGACGCGGCGGGGGAGGCGTTCGACAAGATTGCCCGTCTGGCGGGGCTGGGTTATCCGGGGGGGCCAGCCATTGCCGAAGCCGCCCTGCGTGGCAACCCCGACGCCGTGCCGTTCAAGGAACCCCTGCAAGGTCAGAAAGCCTTTGAGTTCAGTTTCAGCGGGCTTAAAACTGCCGCCTTGCTGGCGCACAAGGCCGGGGCGAAGCCCGACGATCTGGCTGCCAGTTTCCAGCGGGCCGCCGTGCATGTGCTGGTCAAGACCACCCGCCGCGCCGCCGAGGCATACGGACGGCAGACGGTGGTGGTGTCGGGCGGCGTGGCGGCCAACACAGCTCTACGCGAAGCCTTCCAGTCAACTCATCTGCACGTCGTTTTCCCCGGCAAGGGTCTGAACACCGATAACGGCGCGATGATTGCTCTGGCGGGGGCTGCTGCGCTCCGGGCAGGCCGTGCGCCCAGCCTGCTGGCGGCGGGGGCGACGGCTTACGCGCCGCTGGCGAACGGGTAG
- a CDS encoding ribokinase — translation MSVLVVGSVNADLTVRAARIPGPGETVLGNEARTSPGGKGANGAVAAALAGASVSMVGAVGEDAFQEVALSGLKRAGVDLSGLLTLDAPTGLALITVSDAGENAITVASGANARLTPDHLPADFTPFTHLLTQQELPPEITLEAAKRASAAGLTVLLNAAPTRDTSSELLRLTHHLLVNEHELADLAGDGEVEIGARSLLERGPQAVTVTLGGEGSLTVTAGETYRLPAHPVNAVDTTGAGDTFCGVLTARLSHGDDLKMALYWAGIAAALACTRPGAQDAMPTWEEVVRESER, via the coding sequence ATGAGCGTGCTGGTGGTGGGCAGCGTCAATGCCGATCTGACCGTGCGTGCCGCGCGCATTCCCGGCCCCGGGGAAACGGTGTTGGGCAATGAGGCGCGGACCTCGCCCGGCGGGAAGGGAGCGAACGGTGCAGTGGCGGCGGCGCTGGCTGGGGCTTCCGTGTCAATGGTGGGAGCGGTTGGAGAGGATGCTTTTCAGGAGGTGGCCCTCTCTGGCCTGAAACGGGCGGGCGTGGACCTGTCCGGCCTGCTGACGCTGGACGCCCCCACCGGACTGGCCCTGATCACCGTCTCAGACGCGGGAGAGAATGCCATTACGGTAGCGAGCGGCGCGAATGCCCGGTTGACGCCGGACCATCTGCCTGCCGACTTCACCCCCTTCACCCATCTGCTGACGCAGCAGGAACTGCCGCCCGAGATCACGCTGGAGGCGGCGAAACGTGCCTCGGCGGCGGGTCTGACGGTGCTGCTCAACGCTGCGCCTACCCGCGACACCTCCTCTGAACTGCTGCGCCTGACCCATCATCTGCTGGTCAACGAACACGAACTGGCTGACCTGGCTGGCGACGGGGAAGTGGAAATCGGCGCCCGCTCATTGCTGGAGCGTGGTCCGCAGGCCGTCACAGTCACCCTGGGCGGTGAGGGCAGCCTGACTGTAACGGCAGGGGAAACGTATCGCCTGCCCGCGCATCCGGTCAATGCCGTGGATACCACCGGGGCGGGGGATACCTTCTGCGGCGTACTGACCGCGCGGCTCTCTCACGGCGACGATCTAAAAATGGCGTTGTACTGGGCCGGGATCGCCGCCGCCCTGGCCTGTACCCGCCCCGGCGCGCAGGATGCTATGCCCACCTGGGAAGAAGTCGTGCGGGAGAGTGAACGCTGA
- a CDS encoding phosphatidate cytidylyltransferase — protein METLSTRVLTSVVGFAIVSAIVWIGWWAMLPALVFVSVMGLYEYIRMLDRNDIDVRRASLGVFAAAIIIASLPIWAQTPPWPGGSWREVVLTVAVAYLLVMEVVRPGERPLERVVYSVFGLLYIPWLLGYFLLLRYSPDATAGLLYFALPLLATFAADIGGFFGGYYFGRRKLAPEVSPGKTVEGAIGGLLAGFLIVLAIASLTGIWSPLESLLYSILVASASQLGDLAESLVKRALKTKDSGTSLPGHGGFLDRIDSLLFAVPATYLFLQISVFSR, from the coding sequence ATGGAAACGCTGAGTACCCGCGTCCTGACGTCGGTGGTGGGCTTCGCCATCGTGAGCGCCATCGTGTGGATCGGCTGGTGGGCCATGCTTCCGGCACTGGTGTTCGTCTCGGTGATGGGCCTGTACGAGTACATCCGCATGCTGGACCGCAACGACATCGACGTGCGCCGGGCCAGTCTGGGTGTGTTCGCTGCCGCCATCATCATCGCCAGCCTGCCCATCTGGGCACAGACTCCACCCTGGCCCGGCGGCTCCTGGCGTGAGGTGGTCCTGACGGTCGCGGTGGCCTACCTGCTGGTCATGGAGGTGGTGCGCCCCGGCGAACGCCCGCTGGAACGGGTGGTCTACAGCGTGTTCGGGCTGCTGTACATTCCGTGGCTGCTGGGCTACTTTCTGCTGCTGCGCTACAGCCCGGACGCCACGGCGGGCCTGCTGTACTTCGCGCTGCCGCTGTTGGCCACCTTTGCCGCCGATATCGGGGGCTTTTTCGGCGGTTATTACTTTGGACGCCGCAAGCTGGCCCCGGAGGTCAGTCCCGGCAAGACCGTGGAGGGGGCCATCGGCGGCCTGCTGGCGGGCTTTCTGATTGTGCTGGCAATCGCCAGCCTGACTGGCATCTGGTCCCCGCTGGAATCGCTGCTGTACTCCATTCTGGTGGCCAGTGCCAGCCAACTGGGCGATCTGGCCGAGAGTCTGGTCAAGCGCGCCCTGAAAACCAAGGACAGCGGCACCAGTCTGCCCGGCCACGGCGGTTTCCTGGACCGCATCGACAGCCTGCTGTTCGCCGTACCCGCCACCTATCTGTTCTTGCAGATCAGCGTATTTTCACGGTAG
- the tsf gene encoding translation elongation factor Ts: protein MLQSIKKLREMTGAGMMDVKKALADAGNDEDKAVALLRERGIVKAAKKSDREAREGLVRFVVDGNHAAMVEVNSETDFVARNADFQKLVEGLAAAALQAKTSDVEEFKNFKMDDGEMVGTVLAAAAGRIGENLVLNRVTYMEGQQIAGYVHSNGKIGVLVDLDGGDAAQAKDVALHVAAENPQYLKREQVNSDDIEKEREILTNKALNEGKPQQIVEKIVSGQIGKFYEEKVLPEQKFVKDNSMTVGKYLGDATVSNFVRFEIGS, encoded by the coding sequence ATGCTGCAATCGATCAAGAAACTGCGCGAAATGACTGGCGCGGGCATGATGGACGTCAAGAAGGCGCTGGCCGACGCGGGCAACGACGAGGACAAGGCTGTGGCCTTGCTGCGCGAACGCGGCATCGTCAAGGCGGCCAAGAAGTCGGACCGTGAAGCCCGTGAGGGTCTGGTGCGCTTTGTGGTGGACGGCAACCATGCGGCGATGGTGGAAGTCAACAGCGAGACCGACTTCGTGGCCCGCAACGCCGACTTCCAGAAGCTCGTGGAAGGACTGGCCGCAGCCGCACTCCAGGCCAAGACCAGCGACGTCGAGGAGTTCAAGAACTTCAAGATGGACGACGGTGAAATGGTGGGCACCGTGCTGGCCGCCGCCGCTGGCCGCATCGGCGAGAATCTGGTTCTAAACCGGGTGACCTACATGGAAGGCCAGCAGATCGCCGGCTATGTTCATAGTAACGGCAAGATCGGCGTGCTGGTGGACCTGGACGGCGGCGACGCGGCCCAGGCCAAGGACGTGGCCCTGCATGTGGCCGCCGAGAACCCGCAGTACCTCAAGCGCGAGCAGGTCAACAGCGACGACATCGAGAAAGAGCGCGAGATCCTGACCAACAAAGCGCTCAACGAGGGCAAGCCCCAGCAGATCGTCGAGAAGATCGTGAGCGGTCAGATCGGCAAGTTCTACGAGGAAAAAGTGCTGCCCGAGCAGAAGTTCGTCAAGGACAACTCCATGACGGTGGGCAAGTATCTGGGCGACGCCACGGTGAGCAACTTCGTCCGCTTCGAGATCGGTTCGTAA
- a CDS encoding long-chain fatty acid--CoA ligase: MSPTLPVPSTLPRPWLTHYEPGVPHDFAPSNLTLPQLLERAAQTYPDRTALAFLGANTTYRELWQDAQKFALALQKMGVGPGDRVSVMLPNCPQFVTAFFGTLLAGAVVVNTSPLYVADELEYQLNDSGSETLILLDTFYPRYAQIQGRVPVRRVIVTGIQDALPFPKNLLYPIKARREGTWVDIPDSAHLLQYADLLKFQPPTPAPAPRQPRDLALLQYTGGTTGVPKGAMLSHRNLIANAEQGRVWMTDLKDGQEVTLAAIPFFHVYGMTVAMNLSILIGATMALIPNARDIGMVLDQIEASRATLFPGVPTLYNAINNHPDTPKHDLTSIRACISGSAPLLLETARKFREITGGANLVEGYGLTEASPITHTNPIFGRQEEGSIGLPMPGVDAIVVGEDGEIVDTSEVGELWVAGPNIMMGYWQRPDATEKTMREMHGLTWLLTGDMATVDGDGYFRIVDRKKDLIIAGGHNVYPREVDEVLNAHPAVLEAAVVGLPDEYRGETVHAVVHLKPGATATEAEIIAFCRQHLSAYKSPRSVEFRDEELPKTAAMKILRRQLAEEAREARVRQPSA, translated from the coding sequence GTGTCCCCTACCCTGCCCGTCCCATCAACCCTGCCCCGTCCGTGGCTCACGCATTACGAACCCGGCGTGCCACACGACTTCGCGCCCAGCAACCTGACGCTGCCGCAACTGCTGGAACGCGCCGCACAGACCTACCCGGACCGGACGGCACTGGCCTTTCTAGGAGCAAATACCACCTACCGCGAACTCTGGCAGGACGCCCAGAAGTTTGCGCTGGCACTGCAAAAAATGGGCGTAGGGCCGGGGGACCGCGTCTCGGTGATGCTGCCCAACTGCCCGCAGTTCGTTACAGCCTTTTTTGGCACGTTGCTGGCCGGGGCGGTGGTGGTCAACACCAGTCCGCTGTACGTGGCCGACGAACTGGAATACCAGCTCAACGACAGCGGCAGCGAGACACTGATCCTGCTGGACACCTTTTACCCGCGCTACGCCCAGATTCAGGGCCGTGTACCCGTCAGACGGGTGATCGTGACCGGGATTCAGGATGCCCTGCCGTTTCCAAAAAATCTGCTGTACCCCATCAAGGCGCGGCGCGAGGGCACATGGGTGGATATACCGGACAGCGCGCATCTTCTCCAGTATGCCGATCTGCTGAAGTTCCAGCCACCCACGCCCGCACCTGCGCCCCGGCAACCCCGCGATCTGGCGCTGCTGCAATACACCGGGGGCACCACTGGCGTTCCTAAGGGCGCGATGCTCAGCCACCGCAACCTGATCGCCAACGCTGAGCAGGGCCGCGTGTGGATGACGGACCTGAAAGACGGGCAGGAGGTCACACTGGCCGCCATTCCCTTCTTCCATGTCTACGGGATGACCGTGGCGATGAACCTCAGCATCCTGATCGGCGCGACGATGGCGCTGATCCCCAACGCCCGCGACATCGGAATGGTGCTGGACCAGATCGAAGCCTCCAGGGCGACGCTGTTTCCCGGTGTACCGACGCTGTACAACGCTATTAACAACCACCCCGACACACCCAAACATGACCTGACCAGCATCCGCGCGTGCATCAGCGGCAGCGCGCCCCTGCTGCTGGAAACCGCCCGCAAGTTCCGCGAGATCACCGGGGGCGCAAATCTGGTGGAAGGCTATGGCCTCACCGAAGCCAGCCCCATCACGCACACCAACCCCATCTTCGGGCGGCAGGAGGAAGGCAGCATCGGCCTGCCCATGCCAGGGGTGGACGCCATCGTGGTAGGCGAGGACGGCGAGATCGTGGACACCAGTGAAGTGGGCGAGCTGTGGGTGGCCGGGCCAAACATCATGATGGGCTACTGGCAGCGCCCGGACGCCACCGAAAAGACCATGCGCGAAATGCACGGCCTGACGTGGCTGCTGACCGGCGACATGGCGACGGTGGACGGCGACGGCTATTTCCGAATCGTGGACCGCAAGAAGGACCTGATCATCGCGGGCGGCCACAACGTCTATCCGCGCGAGGTGGACGAGGTGCTGAACGCCCACCCCGCCGTGCTGGAAGCTGCCGTCGTGGGTCTGCCCGACGAATACCGGGGCGAGACGGTCCATGCCGTGGTTCACCTGAAGCCCGGCGCAACCGCCACCGAGGCCGAGATCATCGCGTTCTGCCGCCAGCATCTCAGCGCGTACAAGTCCCCCCGCAGCGTGGAATTCCGCGACGAGGAATTGCCCAAGACGGCGGCCATGAAAATCCTGCGCCGCCAGTTGGCCGAGGAGGCCAGGGAGGCGCGGGTGAGGCAGCCGAGCGCATAA
- the rpsB gene encoding 30S ribosomal protein S2, which yields MSYISMKQLLEAGVHFGHETKRWNPKFKRFIFAERNGIFIIDLQKTLKQVDRSFDFIKELAERGGVILFVGTKKQAQEIVELEARRTGMPFVTSRWLGGMLTNFKTMRTRIDRLNELDDLFESERINDRGKAERIALSTERERLLRFVGGIRKMNRLPDAIFVVDPTKEVIAVKEANKLGIPVIALADTDSDPDVIDYIVPGNDDAIRSIQLITHRIGDLLVEARGGGEDVSGERVEGENADMKNAEQGAEGDTAQVTSTQGRS from the coding sequence ATGTCCTACATCAGCATGAAGCAACTGCTGGAAGCCGGAGTTCACTTCGGTCACGAAACCAAGCGCTGGAACCCCAAGTTCAAGCGGTTCATCTTCGCCGAACGCAACGGTATTTTCATCATCGACCTGCAAAAGACCCTCAAGCAGGTGGACCGCAGCTTCGATTTCATCAAGGAACTCGCGGAGCGCGGCGGAGTCATTCTGTTCGTCGGCACCAAGAAGCAGGCGCAGGAAATCGTGGAACTGGAAGCGCGCCGCACCGGGATGCCCTTCGTCACCAGCCGCTGGCTGGGCGGCATGCTCACCAACTTCAAGACCATGCGCACCCGCATCGACCGCCTGAACGAACTGGACGACCTGTTCGAGTCCGAGCGCATCAATGACCGTGGCAAGGCCGAGCGTATTGCCCTGAGCACCGAGCGCGAGCGTCTGCTGCGCTTTGTGGGCGGCATCCGCAAGATGAACCGCCTGCCCGACGCGATCTTCGTGGTGGACCCCACCAAGGAAGTCATTGCCGTCAAGGAAGCCAACAAGCTGGGCATTCCCGTCATCGCGCTGGCCGACACCGACAGCGATCCCGACGTGATCGACTACATCGTGCCCGGCAACGACGACGCCATCCGCAGCATCCAGCTCATCACGCACCGCATCGGTGACCTGCTGGTCGAGGCGCGTGGCGGCGGCGAGGACGTGTCCGGCGAGCGCGTGGAAGGCGAGAACGCCGACATGAAGAACGCCGAGCAGGGTGCCGAGGGCGACACTGCCCAGGTCACCAGCACCCAGGGCCGCAGCTAA
- a CDS encoding PLP-dependent aspartate aminotransferase family protein, translating into MTPADKHDYDLTTLAARAGEEARPNASVPLVEPIYQSTVYAFADLDALDGAMSGAEPAAFYYRNGTPNGATLERALAVLEGTEAALVAASGMAAISAAFLGVLKTGDHVITDARVYGVTYALLAEEFPRLGIEVSFVDACDLNEVEAAFRPNTRLVHVESLTNPLLTVPDVPALAKLAHERDALLSVDNTFASPAVFRPALHGADLVTHSVSKYLSGHSTAFGGVLCARADLVALARTRLLRLGGTMSAFDAWMTMQGLKTLGLRMRAHSGNAQAVADVLVNHPRVGAVYHPGLSDHPQFHLAMDLYPNGFGGMLAADIEDAPAFVKALAGRIPLAPSLADVITTLSWPWGTSHRALPEAERRRLGITPGLLRISVGIEDIGDLLGDFESALEG; encoded by the coding sequence GTGACTCCTGCCGACAAGCATGACTATGACCTGACCACCCTGGCTGCCCGCGCGGGCGAGGAGGCCAGGCCCAACGCCTCCGTGCCGCTCGTCGAGCCGATCTACCAGTCCACCGTCTACGCTTTTGCCGATCTGGACGCGCTGGACGGGGCCATGAGCGGCGCGGAACCTGCCGCCTTCTATTACCGCAATGGCACCCCCAACGGCGCCACGCTGGAACGCGCCCTGGCCGTGCTGGAAGGCACTGAGGCCGCATTGGTGGCTGCCAGTGGGATGGCCGCGATCAGCGCCGCCTTTCTGGGGGTACTGAAAACAGGCGATCACGTCATCACCGACGCTCGCGTGTACGGCGTGACCTACGCCCTGCTGGCCGAGGAATTCCCGCGTCTGGGCATTGAGGTCTCCTTCGTGGATGCCTGCGATTTAAACGAGGTGGAGGCGGCCTTCCGTCCCAACACCAGACTTGTGCATGTCGAGAGCCTGACCAATCCGCTGCTGACCGTGCCGGACGTGCCCGCCCTGGCAAAGCTGGCGCACGAGCGTGACGCGCTCCTCAGCGTGGACAACACCTTCGCCAGCCCCGCCGTCTTCCGCCCAGCCCTGCACGGTGCGGACCTGGTGACCCACAGTGTCAGCAAGTACCTCAGTGGGCATAGCACCGCGTTTGGCGGTGTGCTGTGTGCCCGCGCCGATTTGGTGGCGCTGGCCCGCACCCGCCTGTTGCGGCTGGGCGGCACCATGTCCGCCTTCGATGCTTGGATGACCATGCAGGGCCTCAAGACGTTGGGCCTGCGGATGCGGGCACATTCCGGCAACGCGCAGGCGGTGGCCGACGTGCTGGTCAACCACCCGCGCGTGGGGGCGGTCTACCACCCCGGCCTGTCCGATCACCCGCAGTTTCATCTGGCGATGGACCTGTATCCCAACGGCTTTGGCGGCATGCTGGCCGCCGACATCGAGGACGCCCCCGCGTTTGTCAAGGCGCTGGCGGGCCGCATTCCCCTGGCCCCCAGTCTGGCCGACGTGATCACCACCCTGTCTTGGCCGTGGGGTACCTCGCACCGCGCGCTGCCCGAGGCCGAGCGCCGCCGCCTGGGCATCACGCCGGGGCTGCTGCGGATCAGCGTGGGCATCGAGGACATCGGGGACCTGCTTGGAGATTTCGAGAGCGCGCTGGAAGGCTGA
- a CDS encoding DUF503 domain-containing protein, with product MALGYVGVLTVRLEMPWVSNLKEKRALVRPVVERLKVRFPLTVARLDGLDAHDWEVIGVATISNDYGWVKETLKMAADYIASEGPYRVTDEETEITMIGEGDLEEDELED from the coding sequence GTGGCGCTGGGTTATGTGGGTGTCCTGACCGTTCGCCTGGAAATGCCCTGGGTCAGTAACCTCAAGGAAAAACGCGCCCTGGTGCGCCCGGTGGTGGAACGTCTCAAGGTGCGTTTTCCCCTGACCGTTGCTCGCCTGGACGGCCTGGACGCCCATGACTGGGAAGTCATCGGCGTGGCCACCATCAGCAACGATTATGGGTGGGTCAAGGAAACGCTGAAGATGGCTGCCGACTACATTGCCAGCGAGGGGCCGTACCGCGTCACCGACGAGGAAACTGAGATAACCATGATCGGAGAGGGCGATTTGGAGGAGGACGAGCTGGAGGACTGA
- the frr gene encoding ribosome recycling factor translates to MSDMKTIQAETREKMGKAIESLENSLSVLRTGRANPGILKRIVVDYYGQSMPIDQVASVSTPDARTLVITPWDRGALAPIEKAIRDSDLGLNPNNKGDTIFLSMPVLTEERRKDLVKNARTYAEDARIAVRNLRKHSLDDVKKLEGIGDDDIKRGEADVQKITDEFIARVDSTFQKKEQEILG, encoded by the coding sequence ATGTCCGACATGAAAACCATCCAGGCCGAAACCCGCGAAAAGATGGGCAAGGCCATCGAGTCGCTGGAAAACAGCCTGAGCGTCCTGCGCACGGGCCGCGCCAATCCCGGCATCCTCAAGCGCATCGTGGTGGACTATTACGGCCAGTCCATGCCCATCGATCAGGTCGCCAGCGTCAGCACGCCCGACGCGCGCACGCTGGTCATCACGCCCTGGGACCGGGGCGCACTGGCCCCCATCGAGAAGGCCATCCGCGACAGCGATCTGGGGCTGAATCCCAACAACAAGGGCGACACCATCTTCCTGAGCATGCCTGTGCTGACCGAGGAACGCCGCAAGGATCTGGTCAAGAACGCCCGGACCTATGCCGAGGACGCCCGCATTGCTGTACGCAACCTGCGTAAGCACTCGCTGGACGACGTCAAGAAGCTCGAAGGCATCGGCGACGACGACATCAAGCGCGGCGAGGCCGACGTGCAGAAGATCACCGACGAGTTTATCGCGCGCGTGGACAGCACCTTCCAGAAGAAGGAGCAGGAAATCCTCGGGTGA
- the pyrH gene encoding UMP kinase translates to MFKRVLLKLSGEFLAGEEGFGISPDTTARLARLISTSLEGSDVELAIVIGGGNFWRGARNGVGMDPATADYIGMLGTVMNAMALQDAMETAGRPTRVMSAIPMAAVAEPYIRRRAMRHLEKGRVVIFGGGNGAPFFTTDTTSTLRALEINAEVVLMAKNKVDGVYDSDPQKNPGAVKYDTLTHHEVVERRLAVMDATAITLCMDKGLPIVVFDLFEPGNLERLFRGERVGTLIQS, encoded by the coding sequence ATGTTCAAGCGCGTTCTACTCAAACTCTCCGGTGAATTCCTGGCCGGAGAAGAGGGCTTCGGCATCAGTCCCGACACCACGGCCCGCCTCGCCCGGCTGATCTCCACTTCACTGGAAGGCAGCGATGTGGAACTGGCCATCGTGATCGGCGGCGGCAACTTCTGGCGCGGGGCGCGCAACGGCGTGGGCATGGACCCGGCCACTGCCGATTACATCGGCATGCTGGGCACCGTGATGAACGCGATGGCCCTGCAAGACGCGATGGAAACCGCCGGACGCCCCACCCGAGTCATGAGCGCCATTCCGATGGCGGCAGTGGCCGAGCCGTACATCCGCCGCCGGGCCATGCGCCACCTGGAAAAGGGCCGTGTGGTCATCTTCGGTGGGGGCAACGGCGCACCGTTCTTCACCACCGACACCACCAGCACCCTGCGCGCCCTGGAAATTAATGCGGAAGTGGTGTTGATGGCCAAGAACAAGGTAGACGGCGTGTACGACAGCGATCCGCAGAAAAATCCGGGGGCGGTCAAATACGACACCCTGACCCACCATGAAGTCGTGGAGCGCCGTCTGGCCGTCATGGACGCCACCGCCATCACGCTTTGCATGGATAAGGGGCTGCCCATCGTGGTCTTCGATCTGTTCGAGCCGGGCAATCTGGAACGGCTGTTCCGCGGCGAACGGGTCGGCACGCTGATCCAGAGCTAG
- a CDS encoding heavy-metal-associated domain-containing protein yields MAGMTTPATRVLLGVRGMSREAGKTVAAALSALPGVSKAAPDDGQIEVHYDPSQLTIMDLVRAVRGQGFLAGML; encoded by the coding sequence ATGGCGGGCATGACCACTCCCGCTACCCGTGTGCTGCTGGGCGTTCGCGGCATGTCCCGCGAGGCCGGCAAGACTGTCGCCGCTGCCCTGTCTGCCCTGCCCGGCGTCTCAAAAGCTGCCCCGGACGACGGCCAGATTGAAGTGCATTACGATCCCTCGCAACTGACCATCATGGATCTGGTGCGGGCGGTGCGGGGTCAGGGTTTCCTGGCCGGAATGCTGTAG
- a CDS encoding nucleoside deaminase — translation MTPPASDMSVHEAYLRETLALARKSLEVGSSPIGAVLVGKNGEVIARGRNRVGEPQTARRVGDASVAHAEMDVFFQVGKLENPQDLTLYTSLEPCLMCGGASALLEVGRIVWATADPWGGAGRLLAWSDHPAMQETEIVPCPLPDLETEGANLFAPEAKRAFPDEGWALWREKYPEETQGV, via the coding sequence ATGACCCCGCCCGCTTCCGATATGTCCGTGCATGAAGCCTATCTGCGTGAAACCCTGGCCCTGGCCCGCAAGTCATTGGAAGTTGGGAGTTCGCCTATCGGTGCTGTCCTGGTGGGCAAAAATGGGGAAGTGATCGCGCGGGGACGCAACCGCGTGGGCGAACCCCAGACTGCCCGGCGGGTAGGCGACGCCAGCGTGGCGCACGCCGAGATGGACGTGTTTTTTCAGGTGGGCAAGCTGGAAAATCCCCAGGACCTGACCCTCTACACCAGCCTGGAACCCTGCCTGATGTGCGGCGGGGCCTCCGCGCTGCTGGAAGTGGGCCGGATCGTGTGGGCCACCGCCGATCCCTGGGGCGGCGCGGGCCGCCTGCTGGCGTGGTCCGATCACCCGGCCATGCAGGAAACGGAAATTGTTCCCTGCCCTTTGCCAGATCTGGAAACAGAGGGTGCGAATCTGTTTGCCCCCGAAGCCAAGCGGGCTTTCCCCGACGAGGGCTGGGCGCTGTGGCGCGAGAAGTACCCGGAAGAAACCCAGGGCGTCTGA